A section of the Pseudanabaena sp. ABRG5-3 genome encodes:
- a CDS encoding thioesterase II family protein, with protein MSDLKINNPWILQPKLSHSTSLNLICFPPGGCGASIFNSWSKYLPSGLAISAVQLPGRETRFKEVAFSNMALLISELLISLLPYVKNVPFAVFGHSVGALIAFEFVRQLHQNHLPSPEYLIVSGRRAPHIPLDKILHLQADSALIEELRLIGGTSDLILDDPELMSLFLPIVRADFTINETYQVFNEFSVNCPILAMGGYDDPLVNQDFLEQWRQYTTGEFEAVMLSGGHMTFKENPQPLLDVVVRKLVKNI; from the coding sequence ATGTCTGATCTAAAAATTAATAATCCTTGGATACTACAACCAAAGTTAAGTCATTCAACATCGTTAAATTTAATCTGTTTTCCTCCGGGAGGTTGTGGAGCCTCTATCTTTAATAGCTGGTCAAAATATTTGCCATCTGGTCTAGCGATAAGTGCTGTTCAATTGCCAGGGCGAGAAACACGATTTAAAGAAGTTGCTTTTAGTAATATGGCACTATTAATATCTGAATTACTAATAAGCCTTTTGCCGTATGTTAAAAATGTGCCATTTGCTGTATTTGGTCATAGTGTCGGGGCTTTGATTGCCTTTGAGTTTGTACGCCAACTTCACCAAAACCACTTACCATCTCCCGAATATTTAATAGTTTCTGGTCGTCGCGCTCCACATATTCCACTTGATAAAATTTTACATTTACAGGCAGATTCAGCTTTGATTGAGGAATTACGATTGATTGGAGGGACTTCAGATCTCATTTTGGACGATCCAGAATTAATGTCATTGTTTTTGCCTATTGTTAGGGCTGACTTTACTATTAATGAAACCTATCAAGTATTCAATGAATTCTCTGTAAATTGCCCAATTTTAGCGATGGGTGGATATGATGATCCTTTAGTTAATCAAGATTTTCTGGAGCAATGGCGGCAATATACAACTGGAGAGTTTGAAGCGGTAATGCTGTCTGGTGGACATATGACATTTAAGGAGAATCCGCAACCTCTACTTGATGTTGTTGTGCGTAAGTTGGTAAAGAATATTTAA
- a CDS encoding AMP-binding protein yields MFDFQGKQPSTSLSVEQLRTFLGAVETALMLEPTIKSAIVRLKKEQLVAYVVTTSQLLDVKEIHRYLQNLIPLEWIPHIFIPLVTLPFNSLGELDELALGNIPVIDDHLAAQWEDLIRQQPDIEKVAVVVSDRPKPTPPLHLSDLLPNWVGSHRVHTPKRIEPISHRSNDGIEIKSDRLAISHGEPLQLAPDSPLNLAEALKQAASKSPNKGIIYITDDGTESQQTYGELLTKAQAVMSELRQLGLHPQDKVIFQLKDNSDFLAAFWGCILGGFIPVPLSVAKSYQELNNNVKKLHSTWELLDRPVILTNRHLVADIQSVAQLLAISNLRIAEIESISQGLRDLEGHDSKPEDLAILLLTSGSTGNPKAVMQTHQSILKRSLATIQRNQFTSQDISLNWMPLDHVGGIIMFHIRDVCLACQQIHVATEFILGQPLRWLDLIDHFRATVTWAPNFAYGLINSHLESSHFENKSPKTWDLSSMRFILNGGEAVVPKVARLFLQRLQSYSLSQTAMHPAWGMSETCSGVIYSERFSIDSTSDRDAFVEVGDPVPEFSVRIVDQDGNLVLETVTGIVQVQGSMVTKGYYGNLEANQEAFTIDGWFNTGDLGMLREGRLTITGRQKDTIIINGINYYSHEIEGVIEEIKGVAISFTAAIAARDGGDTDCLVIFFSPIAKDETPIVNLMQAIRERILQSSGIYPDYVIPVEATTVPKTAIGKIQRSLLKQLFEDGEFNHIIKKFDILEANSNTIPDWFFRKAWHRQELRPYDIPKTNRILLIFFDSLGLGESISQILSSESQTCIKVEIGSEFSKFSSQHYAIAPNKASHYRQLIDSLAQDNLALTDILHLWTYDEARGEISSIEDLEQAQEYGLYSLLFLVQALAQAPVQETNQAPIKLRVVSSHAQAVIDNEAIAYAKPPLLGITKAIPAEIPWLNCQHIDLSHSRDSLSNHTAFILQEFSTLSKEAEISYRDGQRFVSRLARVDFSQSPKQEVPFKHGGTYLLTGGLGGIGLEIAKYLLREYQARLLIVGRTPLPSRSSWAEHLQQSNPIADKILAYQSLEQIEHQSNIHSNISNIIYQAVNITDLDALKSTIAQAQAQWQSNLDGIIHLAGIYHEAALVDETPESIANILSPKMAGTWILDQLLKDNPNSIFISFSSIIGYFSGSKLGAYAAANSFLEGFHNHQRHQQRSSYCLAWSMWDEVGMSQGYAMKELIRAKGRYTLTPLQGIQSFISCLHHRQSQAMIGLEPANPSIRKYLQEEPYNLYGLTAFLQRPTEISNQESTSMLSDRLNSLAIVDAFKTSSKCRFVQIDQIPLTTTGDIDRQKLMDQDKSFHGKQVERIAPRNAAERQIAKIWQDVLKVPQISVNDNFFELGGQSLLATQVTSRIREMFRLDLELSVFFKAPTIAGVINSLTSQAPAPTYIHKVAELREKISTMSPTEIQARLYKNKNSIN; encoded by the coding sequence ATGTTCGATTTCCAAGGGAAACAACCATCTACAAGTTTGTCTGTAGAGCAACTGAGAACTTTTTTAGGAGCAGTTGAAACAGCCTTAATGCTTGAGCCTACAATTAAATCTGCAATTGTGAGGTTAAAAAAAGAGCAACTGGTAGCCTATGTGGTAACAACCTCACAGCTACTTGATGTTAAGGAAATTCATAGATATTTACAAAATTTAATACCCTTAGAATGGATTCCTCATATTTTCATCCCTCTAGTAACCTTGCCATTTAATTCCTTAGGAGAACTAGACGAGTTAGCCCTAGGCAATATTCCTGTAATCGATGATCACCTTGCAGCTCAATGGGAAGATCTAATCAGACAACAACCTGATATAGAAAAAGTAGCTGTAGTTGTGAGCGATCGCCCTAAACCAACTCCTCCTCTCCATTTATCAGATTTATTACCAAATTGGGTTGGCTCTCATAGGGTTCATACTCCAAAGCGAATTGAGCCAATTTCTCATAGGTCGAATGATGGCATAGAGATTAAAAGTGATCGCTTAGCAATTAGTCATGGTGAACCACTTCAGTTAGCTCCAGATAGTCCATTAAATCTAGCGGAAGCCCTAAAGCAAGCTGCTAGCAAATCTCCTAACAAAGGCATCATTTATATTACTGATGATGGAACTGAATCTCAGCAGACCTATGGAGAATTACTGACAAAGGCTCAAGCGGTAATGTCAGAATTAAGACAATTGGGCTTACATCCTCAAGATAAGGTTATCTTTCAATTAAAAGACAATTCTGATTTCTTAGCAGCTTTTTGGGGCTGTATTTTAGGTGGATTTATCCCTGTTCCTCTATCCGTTGCCAAGAGCTATCAAGAATTAAATAACAATGTCAAAAAACTTCACTCTACATGGGAATTGCTTGATCGACCAGTTATTTTAACTAATCGGCATTTAGTAGCGGATATCCAGTCAGTAGCGCAGCTTTTAGCCATAAGTAATCTCCGAATTGCGGAGATTGAGAGTATTAGCCAAGGATTACGAGATTTAGAAGGTCACGATAGTAAGCCAGAGGATTTAGCAATTCTGCTCTTAACCTCTGGCAGCACTGGTAATCCTAAAGCAGTGATGCAGACACATCAAAGTATTTTGAAGCGATCGCTTGCCACCATTCAGAGGAATCAATTTACGAGTCAAGATATTTCTCTCAATTGGATGCCCCTCGACCATGTTGGCGGAATTATTATGTTCCATATTCGCGATGTTTGTTTAGCTTGCCAGCAAATCCATGTAGCAACAGAATTTATATTGGGTCAGCCTTTGCGATGGCTAGACTTGATCGATCACTTCCGAGCAACTGTGACATGGGCTCCCAACTTTGCCTATGGGCTGATCAATAGTCATCTTGAAAGCAGTCATTTTGAGAACAAGTCACCTAAAACATGGGATCTATCATCAATGCGATTTATCCTCAATGGTGGTGAAGCCGTTGTCCCAAAAGTGGCGCGACTATTTTTACAGCGCTTACAATCATACAGTTTATCGCAAACAGCAATGCATCCAGCTTGGGGGATGTCAGAGACTTGTTCAGGAGTAATTTATTCCGAACGATTTTCTATAGACTCAACTAGCGATCGCGATGCTTTTGTAGAGGTGGGCGATCCTGTTCCCGAATTTTCAGTCAGAATTGTCGATCAAGATGGGAACTTAGTCCTTGAGACAGTGACTGGAATTGTACAAGTACAAGGTTCCATGGTGACGAAAGGATATTATGGCAATTTAGAAGCAAATCAGGAAGCCTTTACCATAGATGGTTGGTTCAACACTGGCGATTTAGGAATGTTACGAGAAGGTCGTCTCACGATCACAGGTCGTCAAAAAGATACGATTATTATTAATGGTATTAACTATTACAGCCATGAGATTGAAGGTGTAATTGAAGAAATAAAAGGAGTCGCAATTTCTTTTACCGCCGCGATCGCTGCTAGAGATGGCGGCGATACTGATTGCTTAGTGATTTTCTTTAGTCCAATCGCTAAAGATGAGACTCCTATTGTCAATCTGATGCAAGCAATTCGTGAGCGAATCTTGCAATCATCAGGTATTTACCCAGATTATGTGATCCCTGTTGAAGCCACCACAGTTCCCAAAACTGCGATTGGCAAAATCCAGCGATCGCTCCTCAAACAACTATTTGAAGATGGTGAATTTAATCACATCATCAAGAAGTTTGACATCCTTGAGGCGAATAGTAATACCATCCCTGACTGGTTCTTTCGCAAGGCTTGGCATCGCCAAGAGCTTAGACCTTACGACATTCCTAAAACAAATCGGATATTATTAATATTCTTCGATTCTCTAGGGCTTGGTGAGTCCATCTCTCAAATTCTTAGCTCAGAAAGTCAAACCTGCATCAAGGTCGAGATTGGCAGTGAGTTCAGCAAATTTAGCTCTCAGCATTATGCGATCGCGCCCAATAAGGCAAGCCACTATCGCCAACTAATAGATAGCTTAGCCCAAGACAATTTAGCTCTGACAGACATTCTGCACCTCTGGACTTATGACGAGGCGAGAGGCGAGATATCGAGTATAGAAGACTTGGAACAAGCTCAAGAATATGGATTATATAGTTTGCTGTTCTTAGTACAAGCACTGGCACAAGCACCTGTACAAGAGACTAATCAAGCCCCAATTAAATTACGAGTCGTTTCCAGTCACGCTCAAGCAGTAATCGATAATGAGGCGATCGCCTATGCAAAGCCCCCATTACTCGGTATAACCAAAGCAATTCCTGCGGAAATACCTTGGCTCAATTGTCAGCATATTGACTTGTCTCATTCACGAGACAGTCTATCAAACCATACAGCTTTCATTCTGCAAGAATTTTCGACATTATCCAAAGAAGCAGAGATTAGTTACCGAGATGGGCAAAGGTTTGTAAGTCGGTTAGCCAGAGTTGATTTTTCACAATCTCCAAAGCAAGAAGTTCCATTTAAACATGGTGGCACTTATTTGCTAACAGGTGGATTGGGCGGCATTGGCTTAGAAATCGCCAAATATCTACTCAGAGAATATCAAGCCCGTTTACTGATAGTTGGGAGAACTCCTTTACCATCTAGAAGCTCTTGGGCAGAGCATTTACAACAATCAAATCCTATCGCTGATAAAATCCTTGCTTACCAAAGTCTTGAACAAATTGAGCATCAAAGCAATATCCATAGCAACATTAGCAATATTATTTATCAGGCAGTCAATATCACCGATTTAGATGCACTTAAATCCACAATCGCCCAAGCCCAAGCGCAGTGGCAATCTAATCTGGATGGAATTATTCATTTAGCAGGAATTTATCATGAAGCAGCTTTAGTGGATGAAACTCCAGAGTCGATCGCCAACATCTTAAGCCCTAAAATGGCGGGTACTTGGATATTAGATCAGCTATTAAAAGATAATCCCAACAGTATTTTTATTAGTTTCTCTTCCATTATTGGGTACTTTAGTGGATCGAAGCTCGGAGCCTATGCGGCGGCTAATTCTTTCCTAGAGGGATTTCACAATCATCAAAGACATCAACAGCGCTCTAGTTACTGTCTTGCTTGGAGTATGTGGGATGAGGTGGGCATGAGCCAAGGATATGCAATGAAAGAACTAATTCGCGCTAAAGGTCGATATACCTTGACTCCTCTGCAAGGAATTCAATCTTTTATCAGTTGTCTCCATCATCGGCAATCTCAAGCCATGATCGGTTTGGAACCAGCTAACCCATCTATCCGTAAATATTTACAGGAAGAGCCTTATAACTTGTACGGGTTAACTGCTTTTTTACAAAGACCAACTGAAATTTCTAATCAAGAATCAACATCTATGCTTAGCGATCGCCTAAATTCTCTGGCGATAGTTGATGCTTTTAAGACTTCCAGTAAATGTAGGTTTGTCCAAATTGATCAGATACCACTTACTACTACAGGAGACATTGATCGTCAAAAATTAATGGATCAGGATAAATCATTTCATGGAAAACAAGTCGAAAGGATTGCGCCACGCAATGCAGCCGAGCGGCAAATTGCCAAAATCTGGCAGGATGTTCTCAAAGTGCCACAAATTAGCGTCAACGACAATTTCTTTGAGCTAGGAGGACAGTCTTTATTGGCTACTCAAGTAACTTCACGGATTCGAGAAATGTTTCGACTAGATTTAGAGTTATCTGTTTTTTTTAAAGCGCCAACTATAGCTGGAGTCATCAACTCTCTAACTAGCCAAGCCCCTGCGCCAACCTATATTCACAAAGTTGCCGAACTACGCGAAAAGATCAGCACAATGTCACCCACGGAAATTCAAGCTAGGTTGTATAAGAATAAGAATTCTATAAATTAA
- a CDS encoding phytanoyl-CoA dioxygenase family protein — MLANNLSILSQDYKDLESKGYVVISSFLSSEELEVLRNDISNQDCQGEPKNQNYRLGAISQPTLEKFAQKFNELSNSVRAQTNIQADLLVGGAYFSTEGNQSFGWHQDHESYYLTETHYHYLNLYMPIIKPDVHKSNLCIVPFDRLQARSPEIYKRILNKGATRYQVEKHKTTIYNDNDGGKVGILDYSIEDIAETPYLNAGDLLLIRGDVIHRTQDAETLRTALSIRITSSEDKIVKAKLIRGGVRKFTMMLNNIANYQVIFAYLDHHKLRQFNINGKDANQFVEFSKTFPKEKWMTKSQFFRYLIWQKIKAGLILNAGFITLYYLASKLKSRLLKLF; from the coding sequence ATGCTAGCTAACAACCTCAGCATTCTGTCTCAAGATTACAAAGATTTAGAATCTAAGGGTTATGTAGTAATCTCTTCTTTTCTGTCATCGGAAGAACTAGAAGTACTTAGAAATGATATCTCTAATCAAGACTGCCAAGGAGAACCTAAAAATCAGAACTATAGATTAGGGGCAATATCACAGCCAACCTTAGAAAAATTTGCCCAAAAGTTTAATGAACTTAGTAATAGTGTTAGAGCGCAAACCAATATCCAAGCAGATTTGCTAGTAGGTGGTGCTTATTTTTCTACCGAGGGAAATCAATCTTTTGGCTGGCATCAAGATCATGAGAGTTATTACCTCACCGAAACCCATTATCACTATCTAAATCTATACATGCCAATTATTAAGCCCGATGTCCACAAATCCAACTTGTGCATTGTTCCTTTTGATCGTTTACAGGCAAGAAGTCCAGAAATCTATAAACGGATTTTGAACAAAGGTGCAACCCGTTATCAAGTAGAAAAGCACAAAACCACAATTTACAATGATAACGATGGCGGGAAGGTAGGGATACTGGATTACAGTATTGAAGATATAGCGGAAACTCCTTACTTGAATGCTGGCGATCTACTTTTAATTAGAGGAGATGTAATTCACAGGACACAAGATGCCGAGACATTGCGTACTGCTCTTTCTATCCGTATAACTAGTAGCGAGGATAAAATTGTTAAAGCTAAACTAATTCGAGGAGGAGTAAGAAAATTCACCATGATGTTGAATAATATAGCCAATTATCAAGTTATATTCGCTTACCTTGATCATCATAAGCTTAGACAATTTAATATCAATGGGAAAGATGCTAACCAGTTTGTTGAGTTTAGCAAGACATTTCCTAAGGAAAAATGGATGACTAAAAGCCAGTTTTTTAGATATCTAATTTGGCAAAAAATTAAAGCTGGGTTGATTCTGAACGCAGGTTTTATCACTTTGTATTATCTTGCCTCAAAGCTAAAATCACGGCTATTAAAGCTTTTCTAA
- a CDS encoding SGNH/GDSL hydrolase family protein — protein sequence MSFNLFPVLSNKIPALNESFRTTDKSFKRSFKRLGYSGSQEIRTNPVLDLVPVTNSVLDQPKAKANNQLVPNPFNSDTTDLVPSRQTIATPTPSSRSVVNTSAFPTKIQSNLDTPTISSISQTSTPFSKLYIFGDSLSDQGNIFNITKFANSLEPQLPIVPNSPYFEGRFSNGPVWTDYLAAGLGLPIQISTKLSVFSPSIPISSPFALVNSELRVSPFFNGATTTQSVNFAFGGAQTGVSSGLAGTFSSLIPGVLQQVAWFINDHLSVGKTADSKALYVVFAGGNDYLDPSNALQPIQSVSNIALSIAALYSQGARNFLIPNLPDLGVTPRALKGGTEAETRLSNLTIAHNTLLNQAIAGLENLLPQSNFIPLDFYGLLNNVAANPSQLGITNITEPSYDAATGMIVGDPNTSLFWDEIHPTAIGHLSLGIDALVSVFNSISQVNSLSAADPVLASLSNQSNFAQNALLPDIFTPTFNKPVTLIEVSQQT from the coding sequence ATGAGCTTTAATCTGTTTCCTGTATTATCTAACAAGATTCCAGCCCTCAATGAATCTTTTAGAACTACTGATAAATCATTCAAAAGATCATTTAAAAGACTAGGCTATTCAGGCAGCCAAGAAATAAGAACTAACCCAGTTCTAGATTTAGTTCCTGTAACCAATTCAGTTCTTGACCAACCTAAGGCTAAAGCTAATAATCAGCTTGTTCCTAATCCTTTTAATTCTGATACTACGGATCTAGTTCCATCTCGTCAGACCATAGCCACTCCAACACCAAGTTCCAGATCAGTAGTTAATACCTCAGCCTTTCCTACAAAAATCCAGTCTAATCTAGATACTCCTACCATATCTTCTATCTCTCAGACTAGTACTCCATTTAGTAAACTATATATTTTTGGAGATAGCCTCTCCGATCAAGGCAATATTTTTAACATCACCAAGTTTGCCAATAGTCTGGAGCCGCAGCTTCCCATCGTTCCCAATTCTCCTTATTTTGAAGGTCGATTTAGTAATGGGCCTGTTTGGACTGACTATCTTGCCGCAGGTTTAGGATTGCCAATTCAGATATCTACAAAACTCAGTGTATTTTCTCCTTCTATACCGATATCTTCACCATTTGCCTTAGTTAATAGCGAGTTAAGGGTCAGTCCATTTTTTAATGGTGCTACTACGACCCAAAGTGTCAACTTTGCCTTTGGTGGCGCTCAGACTGGCGTTAGCAGTGGGCTAGCAGGTACATTTAGCAGTTTAATTCCTGGTGTATTACAACAAGTAGCATGGTTTATTAACGATCATCTTAGTGTTGGGAAGACTGCTGACTCTAAGGCTCTATATGTTGTTTTTGCAGGTGGTAATGATTATTTAGATCCTAGTAATGCCTTACAGCCAATTCAATCAGTTAGTAATATCGCTTTGTCGATCGCCGCACTCTATAGTCAAGGGGCGCGTAACTTCTTAATTCCCAATTTACCTGATCTAGGAGTGACCCCACGAGCATTAAAAGGCGGAACCGAAGCTGAGACTAGACTCAGTAATTTAACGATCGCCCATAATACATTACTTAATCAGGCGATCGCAGGGCTGGAGAATCTACTACCCCAGAGCAATTTTATTCCTCTAGACTTCTATGGATTACTGAACAATGTCGCAGCAAATCCCAGTCAGTTAGGCATTACTAATATCACTGAACCCAGCTATGATGCTGCAACAGGTATGATAGTTGGCGATCCCAATACCAGTCTGTTCTGGGATGAAATTCATCCTACGGCGATCGGTCACCTTAGTTTAGGTATTGATGCACTTGTTTCCGTTTTCAATTCCATTTCCCAAGTTAATAGTCTTAGTGCGGCTGATCCAGTCTTGGCTTCTTTGAGCAATCAGTCTAATTTTGCTCAAAATGCGTTATTACCCGATATTTTTACACCGACATTTAATAAACCAGTTACGCTTATAGAAGTCTCTCAGCAAACTTAA